A genomic region of Jeotgalibaca ciconiae contains the following coding sequences:
- the spxA gene encoding transcriptional regulator SpxA has protein sequence MVTLYTSPSCTSCRKARAWLEDNNIPYTERNIFSEPLSQVEIKGILKMTEEGTEEIISTRSKAFQEMNVDLDDLPLNTLFTLIQENPGLLRRPIILDEKRLQVGYNEDEIRRFLPREVRAIELKKAQELANFY, from the coding sequence ATGGTTACTCTATATACTTCACCAAGCTGCACGTCATGTCGTAAAGCACGAGCATGGTTAGAGGATAATAATATTCCTTATACTGAAAGAAACATTTTTTCTGAGCCTTTGTCACAAGTAGAAATTAAAGGTATTTTGAAAATGACAGAAGAAGGCACTGAAGAAATTATTTCTACACGTTCGAAAGCATTTCAAGAAATGAACGTGGATCTCGACGATTTACCGCTGAACACCTTGTTCACGTTAATCCAAGAGAATCCTGGTTTATTACGTCGTCCGATTATCCTCGACGAAAAAAGATTGCAAGTAGGTTATAATGAAGACGAAATTCGTCGATTCCTACCTCGAGAAGTACGTGCAATTGAACTTAAAAAGGCTCAAGAGTTGGCCAATTTTTATTAA
- a CDS encoding LysR family transcriptional regulator has translation MNLQDLVYFHHLARSLSFTATAEHFFISQPSISMALKRLESELDTILIDRRKVLKRMVLTPAGDLLYKSADEIIKTLDTTKRLIRDIEQESVYYGFLPTIGGHFLPKILPKIVRFTKSLKLIEEESSDVMLKLILEEKVPIAIIGHETPFILQNKIKQIQLLEEEMSLWVSKTHHLAGSKSVSAEEIQEEVFISLSEGYTHQRVFEKWANEYRIKEPNIVYAKEIKTVQSIAASTHMVAFMSDILLGNRSDLVKVPLKKAPKFYISLVINTEAKNTYIQQQFNDAVIEIVQNGF, from the coding sequence ATGAATTTGCAGGATTTAGTATATTTTCACCATCTAGCCCGTAGCTTAAGTTTTACAGCAACCGCAGAACATTTCTTCATATCTCAGCCTTCTATCTCGATGGCTTTAAAAAGACTTGAATCAGAATTGGATACGATTCTAATAGACCGTCGCAAAGTTTTAAAGAGAATGGTTCTAACGCCAGCCGGTGATTTATTGTATAAAAGTGCTGATGAAATCATTAAAACCTTGGATACTACAAAGCGATTAATAAGAGATATCGAACAAGAATCAGTATATTACGGTTTCTTGCCAACGATTGGCGGTCATTTCCTACCTAAAATACTGCCAAAGATTGTTCGCTTCACGAAATCTCTGAAATTAATTGAGGAAGAAAGTTCCGATGTAATGTTAAAACTTATCCTAGAAGAAAAAGTCCCCATTGCCATCATTGGACACGAAACACCTTTTATTCTGCAAAATAAGATTAAACAAATTCAGTTATTAGAGGAAGAAATGAGTCTGTGGGTTTCAAAAACCCACCATTTAGCTGGCAGCAAATCAGTAAGCGCAGAGGAAATTCAAGAAGAGGTTTTCATTTCATTATCAGAAGGATACACACATCAACGAGTTTTTGAGAAATGGGCAAATGAATACCGTATTAAAGAGCCAAACATTGTATACGCCAAAGAAATAAAAACTGTCCAATCTATTGCAGCCTCCACTCATATGGTTGCATTCATGTCCGATATTTTACTTGGCAACCGCTCTGATCTGGTAAAGGTCCCCTTGAAAAAAGCTCCCAAATTTTATATTAGTCTAGTAATAAATACGGAAGCAAAGAATACTTATATCCAACAACAGTTTAACGATGCCGTTATTGAAATCGTCCAGAATGGTTTTTAG
- a CDS encoding CidA/LrgA family protein: MKIIKQLFWIFLFSLLGEMVSGALANLVAIPGSVIGMVLLFFALHFKWLNLNQVEEVGTWLTDNMAIFFVPAGVGLMTNFDVLAEVWLQLLIIMIVTTAIMMWFIGSVVQKVKQSSDQKKDNTVVERTDTYV, translated from the coding sequence GTGAAAATCATTAAACAATTATTTTGGATATTCTTGTTTTCGCTTTTAGGGGAAATGGTTTCAGGTGCTCTTGCGAATCTGGTTGCGATTCCTGGAAGTGTTATTGGAATGGTCCTATTATTTTTTGCACTTCATTTTAAATGGCTGAATCTCAACCAAGTAGAAGAAGTGGGAACTTGGCTGACTGATAATATGGCAATCTTTTTTGTGCCGGCTGGTGTTGGTTTGATGACCAACTTTGATGTATTAGCGGAAGTATGGCTCCAGCTATTAATTATTATGATTGTAACAACAGCAATCATGATGTGGTTTATTGGTAGTGTCGTTCAAAAAGTAAAGCAATCTTCTGACCAGAAGAAAGATAATACAGTAGTAGAAAGGACGGATACTTATGTTTGA
- a CDS encoding LrgB family protein — protein MFESFITSPYLWVSLTVGFYLLAAKLQKKWPIPIFNPLLFSIVAIILLLSVTRIPYGTYQTGGQLIATFVTPATVALAIKLEKNFIYLKENYGAILTGIISGIILHTVMIFVFGFLFRFNKQMVSTLFSKSITTAIAVGVAESLGGIVSLTVAVVVFTGIVGAVIAPTLFKVAKIHDPVAQGVALGSSAHAMGTAKAIEIGDVQGAMSGLSIVVTGIVVVALAPFAQPLIQLLFG, from the coding sequence ATGTTTGAAAGTTTCATTACAAGTCCTTATCTTTGGGTCAGCTTAACAGTTGGTTTTTATTTACTAGCTGCTAAACTACAGAAAAAATGGCCGATACCGATTTTTAACCCATTGCTATTTTCTATTGTAGCAATCATTCTTTTGCTGTCGGTAACAAGGATTCCATACGGCACTTATCAAACAGGAGGACAGCTCATTGCGACCTTTGTGACACCAGCAACAGTGGCGTTGGCAATTAAACTTGAGAAGAATTTTATTTATTTAAAAGAGAATTATGGCGCCATTTTAACGGGGATTATTTCCGGTATCATTCTTCATACCGTCATGATTTTTGTTTTCGGATTCTTATTTCGTTTTAACAAACAAATGGTTTCAACCCTTTTTTCTAAGTCAATCACAACGGCGATCGCAGTTGGAGTAGCGGAATCACTTGGAGGAATTGTTTCTCTCACGGTAGCAGTTGTAGTGTTTACGGGAATTGTAGGAGCGGTTATTGCTCCGACATTGTTTAAGGTTGCTAAGATTCATGATCCAGTAGCGCAAGGAGTTGCTTTAGGCTCATCTGCACATGCAATGGGTACAGCAAAGGCAATCGAAATCGGTGATGTTCAAGGAGCCATGTCTGGTTTATCTATCGTAGTAACCGGCATTGTAGTGGTTGCTTTAGCACCATTTGCTCAACCGCTGATTCAGCTGTTATTCGGATAA
- a CDS encoding lactate oxidase, with amino-acid sequence MTIEQIITYDAPTVVQDIEIVNTYELEERAREVVPAGGFGYMSGGSGDEYTLQQNIKAWEHKGILPRVLADVENPDTSTSILGHDIKVPFIMAPIAAHGLAHETKEAGTAKGVAEFGTIMSISAYSGAKFEEIEKGLNGGPRWFQIYMSKDDDFNKNIIDEAKADGATAIILTADSTLSGNRETDIRNKFVYPFGMPIVSRYLTGSGKNMSLNNIYAQSKQKITRDDVKFLKEYSGLPVFVKGLQSPDDALLAIGAGADGIWVSNHGGRQLDGAPGSFDTLEGISKAVAGRVPIVFDSGIRRGEHIFKALASGADIVALGRPVLYGLALGGWKGVRSVLEYFEQDLKRVMQLAGTQTIEDVKNATLFENKYYS; translated from the coding sequence ATGACAATCGAACAAATAATTACTTATGATGCACCAACAGTAGTACAAGATATCGAGATAGTAAATACTTACGAGTTAGAAGAACGTGCACGGGAAGTTGTACCGGCAGGTGGATTTGGCTATATGTCAGGTGGTTCAGGTGATGAATACACTTTGCAACAAAATATCAAAGCTTGGGAACACAAAGGGATTCTACCTCGTGTGCTAGCGGATGTAGAGAACCCAGACACTTCTACTTCTATTCTTGGTCATGATATCAAAGTTCCTTTTATCATGGCACCGATTGCTGCTCACGGTTTGGCACACGAAACGAAAGAAGCTGGAACCGCAAAAGGGGTAGCGGAATTTGGTACGATTATGTCGATTAGCGCTTATTCTGGAGCGAAATTTGAAGAAATTGAAAAAGGGCTGAACGGCGGACCACGTTGGTTCCAGATTTATATGAGTAAAGATGATGACTTCAATAAGAATATTATTGATGAAGCAAAAGCGGATGGAGCAACTGCGATTATTCTTACTGCAGATTCTACATTGAGCGGGAATCGCGAAACAGATATACGTAATAAGTTTGTTTATCCGTTTGGTATGCCAATTGTTTCTCGCTATTTAACAGGTTCCGGAAAAAATATGTCTTTAAATAATATCTATGCACAGTCAAAACAAAAGATTACTCGTGACGATGTGAAATTCTTGAAAGAATACTCAGGGTTGCCCGTCTTTGTAAAAGGCTTGCAGTCTCCTGATGATGCTTTGCTTGCAATTGGAGCAGGAGCAGATGGCATATGGGTATCTAATCATGGTGGGCGTCAATTAGATGGAGCACCAGGTTCGTTCGATACACTTGAAGGTATTTCTAAGGCAGTTGCAGGGCGAGTACCGATTGTATTTGATAGTGGAATTCGTCGTGGAGAACATATTTTCAAAGCATTAGCTAGTGGAGCAGACATTGTGGCATTAGGACGTCCAGTTTTATATGGTTTAGCATTAGGCGGTTGGAAAGGCGTTCGTTCGGTATTAGAATACTTTGAACAAGACTTGAAACGTGTCATGCAATTAGCTGGAACCCAAACAATTGAAGACGTTAAGAACGCAACACTATTCGAAAACAAATACTACTCATAA
- a CDS encoding adaptor protein MecA, with amino-acid sequence MEMENINENTIRVLIENEDLEERGITFLDLLGNQKQIESFFYSILEEVDVDNQFQETDAITFQVLPKGNGLELYISKGDSEDFDTFDGFDPTEQVIDYIKKHTEASDHTTESLAKENEAGNLELMTEFSDFENFVEVAKRLYLESGSSTLYHYNNHYYLSIEFYLDEMAVTDLEDQLMIITEFGEESRLTKEVLSEYGKVIMSEKALETARHYF; translated from the coding sequence ATGGAAATGGAAAATATTAATGAAAATACGATTCGTGTTTTGATTGAGAATGAAGATTTAGAAGAACGTGGTATTACGTTTCTAGATTTATTAGGCAATCAAAAGCAAATCGAAAGTTTCTTTTATAGTATTCTGGAAGAAGTAGATGTTGATAATCAATTTCAAGAAACAGATGCAATTACATTCCAAGTGCTCCCTAAAGGAAATGGACTTGAACTGTATATCAGCAAGGGTGATAGCGAAGACTTTGATACTTTCGATGGCTTTGACCCTACAGAGCAAGTGATTGACTATATTAAGAAACATACTGAGGCGTCGGATCATACAACGGAATCGTTAGCAAAAGAAAATGAGGCTGGAAACTTAGAATTGATGACTGAATTTTCGGATTTTGAAAATTTTGTCGAGGTAGCCAAACGTCTATATTTAGAGAGCGGTTCATCAACACTTTACCACTATAATAATCATTATTATTTATCAATTGAGTTTTATCTTGATGAGATGGCAGTGACGGACTTGGAAGATCAATTGATGATTATTACTGAATTTGGAGAAGAGTCGCGTTTAACAAAAGAAGTTTTAAGTGAATATGGAAAAGTAATTATGAGTGAGAAAGCGTTAGAAACCGCTCGACATTACTTCTAA
- a CDS encoding competence protein CoiA — MFYAEMKDGSRVSAADYLVFCEKPEELYCPGCKHPVFCKKGTKKLTHFAHYSNSDCKQFSEGETAIHLLGKQRLFDWFQKQKITVQMEAWLPKLQQRPDLLIQLDDGRKIAIEYQCSPISNEKLVERTKGYLNNGYEVLWICGPDYFINQSLSQKQRLFLYSEGGASFSLLCFNSETDELLFYDDIYYNKRNQVHYNFSKKKLCQLSFKAFEEWYKGKSFRSKNRELEGTNFYLSYSKRMSLLHRKDYSHRLFLEQLYIRNHSLHELPNWLFYLPTKDLFYQTPAYIWKYYFTNWLFKKGVGEFIQISDFSEFIEHSKENPVIFYDTPFVKEKNRNQPLLIFIQELIKQGILKESGRNKWRVTKSSF; from the coding sequence ATGTTTTATGCAGAAATGAAAGATGGCTCACGGGTGAGTGCAGCTGATTACTTAGTCTTTTGTGAGAAGCCCGAAGAACTCTATTGTCCGGGGTGTAAGCATCCTGTTTTTTGTAAAAAGGGTACTAAAAAACTAACACACTTTGCTCACTATTCAAACTCTGACTGTAAGCAGTTTTCTGAAGGAGAAACGGCAATCCATTTATTAGGAAAGCAACGATTATTTGACTGGTTTCAAAAGCAAAAAATAACTGTACAAATGGAAGCGTGGCTTCCAAAACTACAACAACGACCCGATTTATTAATACAATTAGACGATGGAAGAAAGATTGCAATTGAATATCAGTGCAGTCCAATTTCGAATGAAAAGCTTGTTGAACGAACAAAAGGATACTTGAATAATGGCTATGAAGTATTATGGATATGTGGACCCGATTATTTTATAAATCAGAGCCTTTCTCAAAAGCAACGATTATTTCTTTATAGTGAGGGGGGCGCTAGTTTTTCTTTACTGTGTTTTAACAGCGAAACAGATGAATTATTGTTTTACGATGATATCTATTATAATAAACGAAATCAAGTCCACTACAATTTCTCTAAAAAGAAACTCTGTCAGCTATCTTTTAAAGCATTTGAAGAGTGGTATAAAGGAAAATCCTTTCGCTCTAAGAATAGGGAGCTGGAAGGAACGAATTTCTACCTCTCCTACTCCAAACGTATGTCGCTATTGCATCGAAAGGATTACTCACACCGTTTGTTTTTAGAGCAATTATATATAAGGAATCATTCTTTGCATGAATTGCCGAATTGGCTGTTTTATTTACCGACAAAGGATCTTTTCTATCAGACTCCGGCTTATATTTGGAAATATTATTTTACAAATTGGTTATTTAAAAAGGGGGTTGGAGAGTTCATTCAAATCAGTGATTTTTCTGAATTTATTGAACATTCCAAAGAAAATCCTGTTATTTTTTATGACACACCTTTTGTGAAAGAAAAGAATCGGAATCAACCATTATTAATTTTTATTCAAGAGTTAATAAAGCAAGGAATATTGAAAGAAAGTGGCCGGAATAAATGGAGAGTAACGAAAAGTTCATTTTGA
- the pepF gene encoding oligoendopeptidase F → MSDVKQLPKRNEVSEETTWDLSTIFESDEAFEKELEVISALGKEVKELQGTIGESSDALLKGIEKILATNQKLERAYVYSHLKNDQDTANSTYQTLHDKAVAVLTQVNEAGSWFNPEVLAIPEETLTQYLEENDELKKYTHLLEELTSQRDHVLSAREEELLAGAAEIFSGASRTFSVLNNADIEFPTVKDEDGNEVKLSHGLYGKLMESSNREVREAAYKALYKTYSGLKNTFATTLSTHVKSHNYQAKVRNFSSARAASLANNNIPESVYDTLLEVVNKNLPLLHRYVALRKKLLNVDKLYMYDMYTPLTGDAPIKYTIEEAKEKTLDSLQPLGEDYQRILNEAFDNRWIDWYENEGKRSGAYSSGAYDTNPYILMNWQDSLNQLYTLVHELGHSVHSYYTRGNQPYAYGDYSIFLAEIASTTNENILTDYLLKTQTDPKVRIYVLNHYLDGFKGTVFRQTQFAEFEHYIHQKAQEGIPLTQEFMTDYYGKLNANYYGPEVEEDPEIALEWSRIPHFYYNYYVYQYATGFSAATALAQRILDGEEGSLEKYITYLKSGSSDYPIEVMKKAGVDMTQASYLEDAMKVFEERLNELEKLISEL, encoded by the coding sequence ATGTCAGATGTGAAACAATTACCAAAACGTAATGAAGTTTCTGAGGAAACAACGTGGGATTTAAGTACGATTTTTGAATCTGATGAAGCTTTTGAGAAAGAATTAGAAGTTATCAGTGCGCTTGGAAAAGAAGTGAAAGAACTTCAAGGAACAATTGGCGAGAGCAGTGATGCTTTGCTAAAGGGAATTGAAAAGATTTTAGCAACTAATCAAAAATTAGAACGTGCTTATGTTTATTCTCATTTAAAAAATGATCAAGACACAGCGAATAGTACGTATCAAACATTGCATGATAAAGCTGTTGCAGTATTAACGCAAGTGAATGAAGCCGGTTCATGGTTTAATCCTGAAGTATTGGCGATTCCAGAAGAAACTTTAACTCAATATTTAGAAGAAAATGATGAATTGAAGAAATATACTCACTTATTGGAAGAGCTTACTTCTCAACGTGATCATGTATTAAGCGCAAGAGAAGAAGAACTATTAGCAGGAGCAGCAGAGATTTTCTCTGGTGCAAGTCGTACATTCTCTGTTTTAAATAATGCGGACATTGAATTTCCTACTGTAAAAGATGAAGACGGTAATGAAGTTAAGCTATCACATGGTCTTTATGGAAAGTTGATGGAAAGTTCGAACCGTGAAGTTCGAGAAGCTGCTTATAAAGCTTTATACAAAACATATAGTGGATTAAAAAATACATTTGCGACTACATTGTCTACACATGTAAAGTCACATAATTACCAAGCAAAAGTACGTAATTTTAGTTCAGCACGTGCAGCGTCTTTAGCGAATAACAATATACCAGAAAGCGTTTATGATACATTATTAGAAGTAGTGAATAAAAATCTACCATTGTTGCATCGCTATGTCGCTTTGCGTAAAAAACTTCTAAATGTGGATAAATTATATATGTATGATATGTACACACCGCTTACTGGGGATGCGCCAATCAAGTATACGATTGAAGAAGCAAAAGAAAAAACATTGGATTCTTTACAACCATTAGGAGAAGATTACCAACGTATTTTAAATGAAGCATTTGATAATCGCTGGATTGACTGGTATGAAAACGAAGGAAAACGCAGTGGTGCTTATTCTTCAGGAGCATATGATACAAATCCGTACATCTTGATGAACTGGCAAGATTCATTGAACCAGCTGTACACATTGGTTCATGAGTTAGGACACAGTGTCCATAGTTATTATACGCGTGGTAACCAACCATATGCTTATGGTGATTATTCTATTTTCTTAGCTGAAATTGCTTCTACAACGAATGAAAATATTTTGACAGACTATTTATTAAAAACACAAACGGATCCAAAAGTCCGTATTTATGTATTAAATCATTACCTGGATGGCTTTAAAGGAACTGTATTCCGTCAAACGCAGTTTGCTGAATTCGAACATTATATTCATCAAAAAGCTCAAGAGGGTATTCCATTAACACAAGAGTTTATGACTGATTATTACGGGAAATTAAATGCAAATTACTATGGGCCAGAAGTTGAAGAGGATCCAGAAATTGCTTTAGAGTGGTCACGCATCCCGCATTTCTATTACAATTACTATGTGTATCAATATGCTACAGGATTTTCTGCAGCTACTGCATTAGCGCAAAGAATTCTAGATGGAGAAGAGGGCTCGTTAGAAAAATACATTACATATTTAAAATCTGGCAGCAGTGATTATCCAATTGAAGTAATGAAAAAAGCAGGAGTGGACATGACACAAGCATCATACTTGGAAGATGCTATGAAAGTGTTCGAAGAACGCTTAAATGAGTTAGAAAAATTAATTAGCGAGCTATAA
- a CDS encoding DsbA family protein: protein MYRNQNTIHSLSSSPKIYEVYLFVNPIGLKCYQAEQEVLKFIEDMDHIKIHFRFITFHNFNTVSQYMKRLNLPSNNLQLRNQIYHTIYDACLAYKAALMQGKKRGRNFLLLLQKELTSHPIEYSDELLVKVAKGARLDVDMFFEDKASDFVKNSYESDQQIAQEMNIMRTPSLVIFDNLNQHYGVLLEDVFSYDLIEEAFGHSNVKNKKNNEILQKDNVRAIGKDYLTIIK, encoded by the coding sequence ATGTACAGAAACCAGAACACTATTCATTCTCTCTCTTCTTCGCCTAAAATTTATGAAGTATACCTTTTCGTTAATCCAATTGGATTAAAATGTTATCAAGCAGAACAAGAAGTATTGAAATTTATCGAAGATATGGATCATATCAAAATTCATTTTCGATTCATTACGTTTCATAATTTCAACACTGTTTCTCAATATATGAAAAGATTAAATTTACCCTCAAATAATTTACAGCTGCGTAACCAGATATATCATACTATTTATGATGCATGTTTAGCTTACAAAGCTGCTTTAATGCAAGGGAAAAAGCGTGGAAGAAATTTTCTGTTGCTTCTTCAAAAAGAACTTACCAGTCATCCAATTGAGTACAGTGATGAATTACTAGTTAAGGTTGCTAAAGGCGCAAGACTTGATGTGGATATGTTTTTTGAAGATAAAGCTTCTGATTTTGTAAAAAACAGCTATGAATCTGACCAACAAATTGCCCAAGAAATGAACATTATGCGGACTCCTTCACTGGTAATTTTCGATAATTTAAATCAACACTATGGAGTATTGTTAGAGGATGTCTTCTCATATGATTTAATCGAAGAGGCTTTCGGACATTCCAATGTTAAAAACAAAAAAAATAATGAAATCCTTCAAAAAGACAACGTACGAGCAATTGGTAAAGACTACCTGACAATTATAAAATAA
- a CDS encoding CYTH domain-containing protein yields MNLQIEKEFKNLLTKEEYEQLLLDFQLEESEAIHQTNTYYDTKNKLLQSLNMGLRVRVYESYGEQTLKVPIQENEQLEVTDSLTLDEANQLINEGKIKFESHIASKLLEENVPVESLEPVGQLSTVRHSFPGEGGVYFLDKSYYQDQKDYELEFETDDLEKGLLLFEKFLEKHHIKKRKTTQKIERALQYPNS; encoded by the coding sequence ATGAACTTACAAATTGAAAAAGAATTTAAAAACCTTCTTACAAAAGAAGAATACGAACAATTACTTCTTGATTTCCAACTAGAGGAGTCAGAAGCAATCCATCAAACAAACACTTATTATGATACGAAAAATAAATTACTACAATCATTAAATATGGGACTTCGAGTTCGTGTTTATGAGAGTTATGGAGAACAAACCTTAAAAGTACCCATTCAAGAAAATGAACAACTGGAGGTAACCGATTCTCTCACACTTGATGAAGCAAACCAACTCATCAATGAAGGGAAAATAAAATTTGAAAGCCATATCGCTTCAAAACTTTTAGAAGAGAATGTACCCGTTGAATCATTAGAACCTGTCGGCCAACTCTCTACTGTCCGCCACAGCTTTCCTGGCGAAGGCGGTGTGTACTTTTTAGACAAAAGTTATTATCAGGATCAAAAAGATTATGAATTAGAATTTGAAACGGATGACTTAGAAAAAGGACTCCTTCTATTTGAAAAGTTTTTAGAAAAACATCACATCAAAAAGAGAAAAACAACTCAAAAAATAGAGCGTGCACTTCAATATCCAAATAGCTAA